The following are encoded together in the Panicum virgatum strain AP13 chromosome 6K, P.virgatum_v5, whole genome shotgun sequence genome:
- the LOC120713899 gene encoding putative germin-like protein 12-4: MASSKLFLHFVLLALIACGAVASDPSPLQDFCVADKDSPVRVNGLPCKDMKDVKVDDFFLAANLDKPMDTTLNKVKSNVTLINAMKLPGLNTLGISMARIDYAPRGQNPPHTHPRATEILTVLEGSLYVGFVTSNPDNKFFSKMLNKGDVFVFPQGLIHFQFNPSYDKPAVAIAALNSQNPGAITIANAVFGSHPPIADDVLAKAFQVDKKVVDWLQAQFWENNHN, encoded by the exons ATGGCCTCCTCCAAATTGTTTCTTCACTTTGTTCTTCTCGCCTTGATCGCTTGTGGGGCCGTGGCTTCGGATCCCAGTCCTCTCCAGGACTTTTGTGTTGCTGACAAAGACTCACCTG TACGGGTCAATGGGTTACCATGCAAGGATATGAAGGATGTGAAGGTAGATGACTTCTTCCTTGCAGCTAATCTGGACAAGCCAATGGATACTACTCTGAATAAGGTCAAGTCAAACGTCACCCTGATCAATGCGATGAAGCTCCCAGGTCTGAACACCCTCGGCATCTCCATGGCAAGGATTGATTACGCTCCTCGAGGACAGAACcctccacacacacacccccGCGCCACAGAGATCCTAACAGTTCTCGAGGGATCCCTCTATGTTGGCTTCGTCACATCTAACCCTGACAACAAATTCTTCAGTAAGATGCTCAACAAAGGAGACGTTTTCGTGTTCCCGCAGGGCCTAATCCACTTCCAGTTCAATCCGAGCTATGACAAGCCAGCTGTTGCCATCGCTGCACTGAACAGCCAGAACCCTGGCGCGATAACCATTGCCAATGCTGTATTTGGATCCCACCCACCAATCGCAGATGATGTTCTTGCTAAGGCTTTTCAGGTGGACAAGAAGGTTGTGGATTGGCTTCAAGCTCAGTTTTGGGAAAATAACCACAACTAA